The following are encoded together in the Methanosarcina flavescens genome:
- a CDS encoding DUF424 domain-containing protein — MYLKIYRNGEHVLVAACDREVLGKTLKYGNTVVEINRAFYEGKYVSGEQLQKALQEATTANLFGEETIKCAIKYGLIDPDSVMVIDNVPHAQIFRV; from the coding sequence ATGTATTTAAAAATCTACAGAAATGGGGAGCATGTCCTTGTTGCAGCCTGTGACAGAGAAGTGCTCGGAAAGACCCTGAAATACGGGAATACCGTAGTTGAGATCAACAGAGCCTTTTATGAAGGAAAATATGTTTCCGGAGAACAGCTCCAGAAAGCTCTACAAGAAGCTACGACTGCAAACCTCTTCGGAGAAGAAACGATAAAATGCGCCATAAAATACGGGTTAATCGATCCGGATTCCGTGATGGTAATCGATAACGTGCCCCATGCCCAGATCTTCAGGGTTTAA
- a CDS encoding nitrite/sulfite reductase domain-containing protein, whose product MVSREYVKGDLPEKAAILQRDGETYAIAPHIPGGIVYPETLRKIADIAEKYGAAALKLTSAQRIAIVGLKEKDLDAAWGELNLKPGAAIGLCVRSIKICPGTTFCKRGKQDAVGLGLKLDEKYHGMQLPSKFKMAVSGCQNSCSEPMIKDIGLMGTAKGFTLSVGGSAGPRPRLGNVVAKDLTEEQAMDLVERIINFYKEYPKPRRIGEVIDEMGLEKFKAEVGL is encoded by the coding sequence ATGGTAAGTCGTGAATATGTGAAAGGTGACCTTCCAGAGAAAGCCGCAATCCTGCAAAGAGATGGTGAAACATATGCAATTGCTCCCCATATTCCAGGAGGAATTGTATACCCGGAAACGCTCAGGAAGATAGCTGACATTGCAGAGAAATACGGGGCTGCTGCTCTGAAACTCACCTCAGCTCAGAGAATAGCAATTGTAGGGTTGAAAGAAAAAGATCTGGATGCGGCATGGGGAGAGCTGAATCTAAAACCCGGGGCTGCAATAGGGCTCTGTGTTCGGAGTATTAAAATCTGTCCCGGAACTACCTTCTGCAAGAGGGGCAAGCAGGATGCTGTCGGGCTTGGGTTAAAACTAGATGAAAAGTACCACGGGATGCAGCTTCCGTCCAAGTTCAAGATGGCGGTTTCCGGCTGCCAGAACTCATGTTCCGAACCTATGATAAAGGATATAGGGCTCATGGGTACGGCAAAAGGCTTTACTCTATCTGTAGGAGGCAGTGCAGGCCCGCGTCCAAGACTGGGAAATGTGGTAGCGAAGGATCTTACGGAAGAGCAGGCTATGGATCTTGTCGAAAGAATAATTAACTTCTACAAGGAATATCCAAAGCCAAGAAGAATTGGAGAAGTAATTGACGAGATGGGACTTGAAAAATTCAAAGCCGAAGTAGGATTGTAA
- a CDS encoding S-layer protein domain-containing protein — translation MSPSLAADNKERLTIILIDGDEIYIRSGRSHTFLQDYQLYIKGTDTEGKRIWVELSRKGVPLQDAIVTEGSQFVYTQNSTEILNLTVNTIYEGADGVLVRFSPVYQYLDTRLPMPQSSTESYDNASDKNISSDYPEMETQAKGFDMPLFLLGLGTVLLATGFFAGKRKGK, via the coding sequence ATGTCACCTAGTTTAGCCGCTGACAATAAAGAAAGACTTACCATCATCCTAATCGATGGAGATGAGATTTACATAAGGTCAGGTAGATCTCACACCTTTTTGCAGGATTATCAGCTTTATATAAAGGGTACTGATACCGAAGGCAAAAGAATCTGGGTTGAACTTAGCAGAAAAGGAGTTCCCCTTCAGGATGCAATTGTCACCGAAGGCTCCCAGTTCGTATATACGCAGAATTCCACTGAAATCCTTAATCTGACGGTGAATACAATATACGAAGGAGCGGATGGAGTACTGGTCAGGTTCTCGCCTGTATACCAGTATCTTGATACCAGGCTTCCCATGCCTCAAAGCTCAACTGAATCGTATGACAATGCTTCGGATAAAAACATCTCTTCAGACTACCCTGAAATGGAAACACAGGCAAAGGGTTTTGATATGCCTCTCTTCCTCTTGGGCCTAGGTACCGTGCTTTTAGCGACAGGTTTCTTTGCAGGAAAAAGGAAGGGAAAATAA
- a CDS encoding biotin--[acetyl-CoA-carboxylase] ligase: MGDKRSRIIKALKDAQKSPVSGEELGLQLGISRTMVWKYIKSLKADGYEIESSPKRGYVLKSVPQLLYPEEIQMGLKTTLLGKKIHYFEEVTSTNNTAKEIAASEEEGTLVIAEVQKGGRGRMGREWVSPHGGIWMSVILKPGIPLRHASRLTLIAGLAVANVIRNMGLDASIKWPNDVRINGKKVCGILTEAKAEVDRVDYVVLGIGINVNMDLKDIPESFRAGSTTLKVELGRHIKRVSFLQDLLFELEQQYINFKIRPFSHILNEWLALSDTIGREVKVTTPSRIIEGKAVGITPDGALVIKKADDTKEEIIAGRCIYARPR, translated from the coding sequence ATGGGAGACAAAAGATCTCGGATTATCAAGGCGCTTAAAGATGCACAGAAAAGCCCTGTTTCCGGAGAGGAATTGGGGCTTCAGTTAGGGATCTCGAGGACAATGGTCTGGAAGTATATCAAATCCCTTAAGGCGGATGGCTATGAGATAGAATCATCTCCGAAAAGGGGATATGTCTTGAAATCCGTACCTCAACTCCTGTATCCGGAAGAAATCCAGATGGGGCTCAAGACAACCCTTCTGGGGAAAAAAATTCATTATTTCGAAGAAGTAACTTCAACAAATAATACTGCAAAAGAGATTGCAGCATCGGAAGAAGAAGGAACGCTTGTAATTGCCGAAGTGCAAAAAGGAGGCCGGGGAAGGATGGGCAGGGAATGGGTCTCTCCTCACGGCGGGATCTGGATGTCAGTAATCCTGAAACCCGGAATTCCTCTCAGGCACGCCTCAAGGCTTACCTTGATTGCAGGGCTTGCGGTTGCAAATGTTATTCGTAATATGGGTCTTGATGCCAGCATCAAATGGCCAAATGATGTCCGGATAAATGGAAAAAAGGTTTGCGGGATTCTTACTGAGGCAAAGGCCGAAGTGGATAGGGTGGATTATGTTGTGCTGGGGATAGGGATCAATGTAAACATGGATTTAAAGGATATCCCGGAGTCTTTCCGTGCAGGCTCCACAACTTTGAAAGTTGAGCTTGGAAGACATATAAAGAGGGTTTCGTTCCTTCAGGATTTACTCTTCGAGCTCGAGCAGCAATATATAAATTTCAAGATCCGTCCGTTCTCACATATTCTCAACGAATGGCTTGCTCTTTCCGACACTATAGGAAGAGAGGTAAAGGTCACAACGCCTTCAAGAATAATTGAAGGAAAAGCCGTAGGAATAACCCCCGACGGAGCTCTAGTAATTAAAAAAGCTGACGATACAAAAGAAGAAATTATTGCAGGCAGATGCATTTATGCGCGTCCCAGATAA
- a CDS encoding coiled-coil protein: protein MTNDVSTTEIATADLSNLNERELKSKINELRSKIEKSERQLASIFKELKMNRADIDELKEKRDSLNQQVKERVAKAQELRDRRDEINKAISEYKEKRSEVNSKTQELFSGIAELKEQRDEWNKLSHGSVESLTRAYEAELDAFLNKELPLAVEIKIFQKLNDLSKRLQAAKKANELHAQIQDRYKQSKGIHKKGDEFHEKIQALSDESQACHLEMLENFKSADEIRKEANVYHAQLTDKIMNINSIKEKIDPLKNSIANNRKELSLYLDRLKDLQLTKDEHKVSQKHSDAREKLQKNARMSLEDLKILIEKGDVKFSNE, encoded by the coding sequence ATGACCAACGACGTTTCAACGACAGAAATTGCAACGGCCGACCTTTCAAACCTTAACGAACGGGAGCTGAAGAGCAAGATAAACGAGCTCAGGAGCAAGATAGAGAAAAGCGAAAGGCAGTTGGCTTCGATTTTTAAGGAACTGAAAATGAACAGGGCCGATATCGACGAACTGAAAGAAAAGAGAGACTCTCTGAACCAGCAGGTTAAGGAAAGGGTTGCAAAAGCACAGGAATTAAGAGATAGACGGGATGAGATTAACAAAGCAATCAGTGAGTATAAGGAGAAAAGAAGTGAAGTAAACTCAAAGACGCAAGAACTGTTTTCAGGGATTGCGGAACTCAAGGAACAGCGGGACGAATGGAATAAACTTTCCCACGGAAGTGTGGAATCTCTCACAAGGGCTTATGAAGCCGAACTTGATGCTTTTCTTAATAAAGAACTGCCTCTTGCAGTGGAAATTAAAATTTTCCAGAAATTGAATGACCTCAGTAAACGCCTGCAAGCTGCAAAGAAAGCAAATGAACTGCATGCACAAATTCAGGATAGGTATAAACAGTCAAAAGGAATTCACAAAAAAGGGGATGAATTCCATGAAAAAATCCAGGCCCTTTCAGATGAATCCCAGGCATGCCATCTGGAAATGCTTGAAAATTTCAAATCTGCTGATGAGATCCGAAAAGAAGCAAACGTATACCATGCCCAGCTTACTGATAAAATCATGAATATAAACTCAATCAAAGAAAAAATTGACCCGCTTAAAAACAGCATTGCTAACAACCGTAAGGAACTCTCTTTATATCTTGACAGGTTAAAAGACCTGCAGCTTACAAAAGACGAGCACAAAGTAAGCCAAAAACACAGCGATGCCCGCGAGAAACTTCAGAAAAACGCTCGTATGAGCCTTGAAGATCTAAAAATTCTTATCGAGAAAGGGGACGTAAAATTTTCCAACGAATAA
- a CDS encoding minichromosome maintenance protein MCM codes for MTETESKWNEKLKRFFKDYYWNEILQLANEYPDQRSLSVDFTDIEKFDRELSKEFLEHPGELIQAAEAALKEIDLPVEKNLEQAHVRIVKIPNRVSIRELRSKHLSRFVAIEGMIRKATEVRPRITKAAFQCLRCGHLTIVEQNSFKFEEPFAGCENDTCGKKGPFKVIIEDSTFVDAQKLQIQESPENLRGGSQPQSLEVDSEDDLTGNVTPGDRVIINGILRSRQRTLKDGKSTFYDLVLEANSIEQLDKDFDELEITAEDEEKILELSRDPAIYDKIIGSVAPSIYGYEDIKEALALQLFSGVVKNLPDGSRIRGDIHIMLVGDPGIAKSQLLRYVVKLSPRGVFTSGRSASASGLTAAAVKDDLNDGRWTIEGGALVMADMGIAAVDEMDKMKAEDKSALHEAMEQQTISIAKAGIIATLKSRCALLGAANPKYGRFDRYEGLAEQISMPPALLSRFDLIFVLLDTPNHVLDSRIANHILQSHYAGELFEQREKLPGSHIPEDFVDAEMEVIEPVIQAEIMRKYVAYARKNVFPVMEEDARDHLIKFYTDLRKTGEGKNTPVPVTARQLEALVRLSEASARVRLSNTVTLEDTKRTIRIVMNCLKNVGVDPETGALDADIIASGTSMSQRNKIKILKDVIKKVSEKHPGAKAPLEEVYAVAESEHGIDRTHAEEYIRKMRQRGDLLSPDQNHIRLV; via the coding sequence ATGACTGAAACAGAAAGCAAGTGGAATGAAAAGCTAAAAAGGTTTTTTAAAGATTACTACTGGAATGAGATCCTCCAGCTTGCAAACGAGTATCCGGATCAGCGAAGCCTTAGCGTGGATTTTACGGACATCGAGAAATTTGATAGAGAACTTTCAAAAGAGTTTCTTGAGCATCCAGGAGAACTTATACAGGCGGCTGAGGCTGCCCTGAAAGAAATCGACCTTCCTGTTGAGAAAAACCTTGAACAGGCTCATGTAAGGATAGTAAAAATCCCTAACAGAGTATCTATAAGAGAACTCAGAAGCAAACATCTATCCCGGTTTGTTGCTATTGAAGGTATGATAAGGAAAGCAACTGAAGTGAGACCGAGAATTACTAAGGCTGCTTTCCAGTGCCTCAGGTGCGGGCATCTGACTATTGTGGAGCAAAACAGCTTCAAATTCGAGGAGCCTTTTGCAGGCTGTGAAAACGATACCTGTGGAAAAAAAGGACCTTTTAAGGTGATAATAGAAGACTCCACTTTTGTTGATGCTCAGAAACTCCAGATTCAGGAATCGCCGGAAAACCTTAGAGGAGGTTCCCAGCCCCAGAGCCTTGAAGTAGATTCCGAGGACGACCTGACAGGAAATGTAACTCCTGGAGACAGGGTAATAATTAACGGAATCCTGAGATCCAGGCAGCGCACCCTAAAAGATGGAAAATCCACTTTTTATGACCTTGTACTCGAAGCAAACTCCATAGAACAATTAGACAAGGACTTTGATGAACTTGAGATAACCGCCGAGGATGAAGAAAAGATTCTTGAGCTTTCCCGCGATCCTGCAATTTATGACAAGATTATCGGCTCGGTTGCGCCCTCAATCTATGGGTACGAGGACATAAAAGAAGCTCTTGCCCTTCAATTGTTCTCTGGTGTTGTAAAGAACCTTCCTGATGGCTCCAGGATAAGGGGCGATATTCATATTATGCTTGTAGGAGACCCCGGAATCGCAAAATCCCAGCTCCTGCGCTATGTGGTCAAACTTTCTCCAAGAGGTGTATTTACTTCAGGACGAAGTGCCTCAGCAAGTGGTCTGACTGCGGCTGCTGTAAAAGATGACCTCAACGACGGCAGATGGACAATCGAAGGTGGTGCCCTTGTCATGGCTGATATGGGGATTGCTGCGGTTGACGAAATGGATAAAATGAAAGCTGAGGATAAGAGTGCCCTGCACGAGGCAATGGAACAACAGACTATAAGTATTGCCAAGGCTGGAATTATTGCAACTTTAAAATCCCGTTGCGCCCTTCTAGGAGCTGCAAACCCGAAATACGGGCGTTTTGATCGGTATGAGGGGCTTGCAGAGCAGATAAGTATGCCGCCAGCACTGCTTTCCCGATTTGACCTTATCTTCGTTTTGCTCGACACTCCTAACCATGTTCTGGACAGCAGGATTGCGAATCACATTTTACAGTCTCATTATGCAGGAGAACTCTTCGAGCAGCGGGAAAAGCTTCCCGGCTCTCACATTCCGGAGGATTTTGTCGACGCCGAAATGGAAGTGATCGAACCTGTGATACAGGCCGAGATCATGCGAAAATACGTTGCATATGCCCGAAAGAATGTATTTCCTGTGATGGAGGAGGATGCCAGGGATCATCTGATAAAATTTTATACAGATCTTCGAAAAACAGGAGAGGGCAAAAACACACCTGTGCCTGTAACTGCCAGACAGCTTGAAGCCCTTGTCCGTCTTTCGGAAGCAAGCGCAAGAGTCCGTCTGAGCAATACAGTTACGCTTGAAGATACAAAAAGAACTATCAGAATAGTTATGAACTGCCTGAAAAATGTAGGTGTCGACCCGGAAACTGGAGCCCTTGATGCGGATATAATTGCATCTGGCACAAGCATGAGCCAGAGAAACAAGATAAAAATCCTGAAAGATGTAATTAAAAAAGTGAGCGAAAAGCATCCGGGAGCTAAAGCCCCTCTGGAAGAGGTTTATGCTGTAGCTGAAAGCGAGCACGGGATAGATCGAACTCATGCTGAGGAGTATATAAGAAAAATGAGGCAGAGAGGAGATCTGCTCTCCCCAGACCAGAACCATATCAGGCTTGTTTAA
- a CDS encoding 4Fe-4S binding protein, whose amino-acid sequence MKIYTNEEKCTGCGNCKAACPKGPRVYSIEEKHGKKVCVLKDPSYCLGCRMCVTVCMEDAITLEN is encoded by the coding sequence ATGAAAATATATACTAATGAGGAGAAGTGTACAGGTTGTGGTAATTGCAAAGCTGCCTGTCCGAAAGGCCCAAGGGTTTACTCGATAGAAGAAAAGCACGGGAAAAAGGTCTGCGTTTTAAAGGATCCATCTTACTGCCTGGGCTGCAGAATGTGTGTGACTGTCTGTATGGAAGATGCAATCACACTTGAAAACTGA
- the hdrE gene encoding dihydromethanophenazine:CoB--CoM heterodisulfide reductase subunit HdrE — MVYFSGLTDALRITFVQMMIISAIAIVIFLYGMIITMQKWGSGATGYALEPQDGKRGSAITFLKTWWKQVTEESSHGHGKPILEILILDILFQRRILKRSPLRWFMHFTIFAGWMTLFALSGLMFSVEMSHMIGIELPFTPYVFREWLSIPNYIFGYILLIGVLIAIVRRLFVSEVREASIMYDWVLIGVVFLVTISGFLADGIRTGFIWSFGLDPSLAPPAALFHSVISLLFCIAFIPYSKYIHIIAIPLALLANKGGE, encoded by the coding sequence ATGGTTTATTTTTCTGGGCTCACGGACGCACTGAGAATCACGTTTGTCCAGATGATGATAATTAGCGCAATAGCCATTGTGATTTTCTTATATGGTATGATTATTACCATGCAGAAATGGGGGTCAGGAGCCACAGGTTACGCTCTTGAGCCTCAGGACGGAAAAAGAGGAAGTGCAATCACATTCTTAAAGACCTGGTGGAAACAGGTGACTGAAGAATCTTCCCACGGTCATGGAAAGCCTATCCTTGAGATTCTCATTCTTGATATCCTTTTCCAGAGGAGAATTCTCAAGAGAAGCCCTCTTCGCTGGTTCATGCACTTCACGATTTTCGCGGGCTGGATGACCCTCTTTGCTCTATCAGGACTCATGTTTTCAGTTGAAATGTCTCATATGATCGGAATTGAACTCCCGTTCACCCCCTACGTGTTTAGAGAATGGCTCTCCATTCCGAACTATATCTTCGGGTATATCCTGCTTATAGGGGTTCTTATAGCAATAGTAAGAAGACTGTTTGTCTCTGAAGTCAGGGAAGCTTCCATTATGTATGATTGGGTTTTGATCGGAGTAGTTTTCTTAGTTACTATTTCCGGTTTTCTTGCCGACGGAATCCGAACAGGATTTATCTGGAGCTTCGGGCTTGACCCATCACTGGCACCGCCGGCAGCACTCTTCCATTCCGTAATTTCCCTGCTCTTCTGTATTGCATTTATTCCATACAGTAAATATATTCACATAATCGCCATACCGCTTGCATTACTTGCAAATAAAGGAGGCGAATAA
- a CDS encoding RNA methyltransferase, which yields MSLEIRIILVEPMYQGNVGSVARAMKNFGHTDLVLVNPCKLEGEARAMSSHARDVLERARITSTLEEAVKGADLRIGTTGVASLKTGEHIRLPLYTPRELKEKFKGYSGTIALLFGREDSGFSNDELKSFDMLITIPTSEIYPIMNLSHAVAVVLYELSELEGGNNPLADGFDLQLLYEHLEELLEEIDYRPHKKDKTFLMLRRIFGRAGLTPREVQTLRGVIRRIERKMGYPLRESGGQEPEISESMERFI from the coding sequence TTGTCACTTGAGATTCGTATAATACTTGTAGAGCCCATGTATCAGGGAAATGTTGGATCTGTTGCAAGAGCCATGAAAAACTTCGGACACACCGACCTTGTGCTTGTAAATCCCTGTAAACTCGAAGGGGAAGCAAGAGCCATGTCGTCCCATGCAAGAGATGTGCTTGAAAGGGCAAGAATTACTTCAACACTTGAGGAAGCTGTAAAGGGTGCAGACCTGAGGATAGGGACGACCGGAGTGGCGAGCTTGAAAACCGGAGAGCACATACGTCTTCCGCTTTATACTCCAAGAGAACTCAAAGAGAAATTTAAAGGTTACAGCGGAACAATTGCACTTCTTTTCGGACGCGAAGACAGCGGCTTTAGCAATGATGAGCTCAAAAGCTTCGATATGCTCATAACGATTCCGACTTCCGAGATTTATCCAATTATGAATCTCTCACATGCTGTTGCAGTGGTGCTTTATGAACTCTCTGAGCTGGAAGGAGGGAATAATCCGCTCGCCGATGGGTTTGATCTCCAGCTTCTATATGAGCATCTGGAGGAATTGCTGGAGGAAATCGATTATCGCCCTCATAAAAAAGATAAAACTTTCCTGATGTTGCGAAGAATTTTCGGAAGAGCAGGACTAACTCCAAGGGAAGTTCAGACTTTAAGAGGTGTAATAAGAAGAATTGAGAGAAAAATGGGATATCCATTAAGAGAGTCCGGGGGTCAAGAACCAGAAATTTCGGAAAGCATGGAAAGGTTCATATGA
- the hdrD gene encoding dihydromethanophenazine:CoB--CoM heterodisulfide reductase subunit HdrD gives MAKRNPSIDTKNLTAVQLMELDSCVRCGECVKWCPTYAASGEKPGLAPRDKILRWRQYMNKSYGLKARLFGPQEIPSSELEEFKDDVHGCTTCGICSTVCEAGINTVELWESMRANLVKKGIGPYGKQNMFPKLIGQYRNPYMKDQKDRLAWVPPDVKIEDKADIVYFTGCTAGYNQLALAYATSRVLNKLGIKFAMLGEDEWCCGSALIRTGQAHINNVPLELAKHNVEAIQKKGAKKVLFACAGCFRAAKVDWPRLLGKELPFEVVHVSEFLAGLIKEDKIKWEKSINKTVTYHDPCHLGRHVGVFDAPRYVLSHIPGVKFVEMDRIKEFQRCCGAGGGVKAGLPDLAMAVAESRVKDAVATDADILSSCCPFCKRNLMDGRDSLKVDMVVEDVIELVAEALGLETK, from the coding sequence ATGGCAAAACGTAACCCTTCAATCGATACGAAGAATCTCACTGCAGTCCAGCTTATGGAACTTGATTCCTGTGTTCGCTGCGGTGAATGTGTAAAATGGTGTCCAACTTATGCCGCTTCCGGCGAGAAGCCAGGATTAGCCCCTAGAGACAAGATCCTGCGCTGGAGGCAGTACATGAACAAGTCTTACGGACTTAAGGCAAGGCTCTTTGGTCCGCAAGAAATCCCAAGCTCAGAGCTTGAAGAATTCAAAGATGATGTACACGGCTGTACCACCTGCGGTATCTGTTCAACTGTCTGTGAAGCAGGCATTAATACCGTGGAACTCTGGGAATCTATGAGGGCAAACCTCGTAAAGAAAGGTATAGGTCCTTATGGGAAGCAGAACATGTTCCCAAAACTTATTGGGCAGTACCGCAACCCTTACATGAAGGATCAGAAAGACAGGCTTGCCTGGGTTCCACCAGATGTGAAAATTGAAGACAAAGCCGATATTGTCTATTTTACCGGCTGTACTGCTGGATATAATCAGCTCGCTTTAGCCTATGCGACCTCACGTGTGCTCAACAAGCTGGGTATTAAGTTCGCCATGCTTGGTGAAGATGAATGGTGCTGTGGCTCAGCCCTTATCAGGACGGGTCAGGCACATATCAATAATGTGCCCCTTGAACTTGCGAAACACAATGTTGAAGCTATCCAGAAGAAGGGTGCCAAGAAGGTTCTTTTTGCATGTGCAGGCTGTTTCCGCGCTGCAAAGGTCGACTGGCCCCGGCTTCTCGGCAAAGAACTGCCTTTTGAGGTTGTCCACGTTTCAGAGTTCCTTGCAGGCCTGATAAAAGAAGATAAAATTAAGTGGGAGAAGTCTATTAACAAGACAGTTACTTACCACGACCCCTGCCACCTGGGACGTCACGTAGGCGTCTTTGATGCCCCCAGATATGTGCTATCCCACATTCCTGGTGTTAAGTTTGTCGAGATGGACAGAATAAAAGAATTCCAGCGCTGCTGTGGAGCTGGCGGTGGTGTAAAGGCAGGTCTCCCTGATCTTGCTATGGCAGTCGCAGAATCCAGGGTTAAGGATGCTGTTGCAACCGATGCAGATATCCTTTCCAGCTGCTGCCCATTCTGTAAGAGAAACCTGATGGATGGTCGGGACTCACTCAAAGTTGACATGGTTGTCGAGGACGTCATTGAACTGGTTGCAGAGGCTCTGGGCCTTGAGACTAAATAA
- a CDS encoding coiled-coil domain-containing protein: protein MTENIEEAGFRVLTEEELIAAAVEKHRRFLEENIKEFAELDSRLAQVEEDIKNVKIFRIRMEERKEVLKEKRQQFYHQAETFLEKEVFPKLDSITASKLQEELKKLKGQIEPEEEQRRKDSFIENLHEVVRATGSGENILLQIDARMEEARNSNQELKEIIQSEKQLVEDDDSKNEEISKSRSQHKRLSTKIKNHEEALNYWEKLKA from the coding sequence GTGACTGAAAACATTGAAGAAGCCGGATTCAGAGTGTTGACAGAAGAGGAACTGATCGCGGCAGCTGTGGAAAAACACAGACGGTTTCTGGAAGAGAATATAAAGGAATTTGCAGAGCTGGACAGCAGGCTAGCCCAGGTCGAAGAAGATATAAAAAACGTAAAAATTTTCAGAATCCGAATGGAAGAAAGAAAAGAAGTTCTCAAGGAGAAACGCCAGCAGTTCTACCATCAAGCCGAAACATTCCTTGAGAAAGAGGTCTTCCCGAAGCTGGACTCAATTACTGCCAGTAAACTTCAGGAAGAACTTAAAAAGCTCAAAGGGCAGATAGAGCCCGAAGAGGAACAGAGACGTAAAGATTCTTTTATTGAAAACCTGCACGAGGTTGTTCGGGCAACAGGAAGTGGAGAGAATATTCTCCTGCAAATCGATGCCAGAATGGAAGAAGCCAGGAATTCAAATCAAGAACTAAAAGAAATAATCCAGTCTGAAAAGCAGCTTGTAGAAGATGACGACAGCAAGAATGAAGAGATTTCAAAAAGCAGATCCCAGCATAAACGGCTAAGCACTAAAATAAAAAACCACGAAGAAGCCCTGAATTACTGGGAAAAATTGAAAGCATGA